The following coding sequences are from one Kosakonia sp. H02 window:
- the pntB gene encoding Re/Si-specific NAD(P)(+) transhydrogenase subunit beta: protein MSGGLVTAAYIVAAILFIFSLAGLSKHETSQQGNNFGIAGMAIALVATIFGPETGNVAWILVAMIIGGAIGMRLAKKVEMTEMPELVAVLHSFVGLAAVLVGFNSYLDHEVGLDPVLVNIHLTEVFLGIFIGAVTFTGSIVAFGKLRGKISSKPLMLPNRHKMNLAALVVSFVLMLIFVRTESVGLQVLALLLMTIIALAFGWHLVASIGGADMPVVVSMLNSYSGWAAAAAGFMLSNDLLIVTGALVGSSGAILSYIMCKAMNRSFISVIAGGFGTDGSSSGSDEETGEHREINAEETADLLKNSHSVIITPGYGMAVAQAQYPVAEITEKLRARGIKVRFGIHPVAGRLPGHMNVLLAEAKVPYDIVLEMDEINDDFADTDTVLVIGANDTVNPAAQDDPKSPIAGMPVLEVWKAQNVIVFKRSMNTGYAGVQNPLFFKENTQMLFGDAKASVDAILKAL from the coding sequence ATGTCTGGAGGATTAGTTACAGCTGCATACATTGTTGCCGCGATCCTGTTTATTTTCAGTCTGGCGGGGCTTTCGAAACATGAAACCTCGCAGCAGGGTAATAACTTCGGTATCGCCGGTATGGCGATTGCGCTGGTGGCGACCATTTTTGGCCCGGAGACCGGCAATGTGGCGTGGATCCTGGTGGCGATGATCATCGGTGGCGCTATTGGTATGCGTCTGGCAAAAAAAGTCGAAATGACTGAAATGCCGGAGCTGGTCGCGGTGCTGCACAGCTTCGTCGGTCTGGCTGCGGTGCTGGTGGGTTTCAACAGTTATCTCGATCACGAAGTCGGGCTTGATCCGGTGCTGGTGAATATTCATCTGACTGAAGTGTTCCTCGGTATCTTTATTGGTGCCGTGACCTTCACCGGCTCCATTGTGGCGTTCGGCAAGCTGCGCGGGAAAATCTCGTCTAAGCCGCTGATGCTGCCAAACCGCCATAAGATGAACCTGGCGGCGCTGGTGGTCTCCTTTGTGCTGATGCTGATCTTTGTGCGTACCGAAAGTGTAGGGCTGCAAGTGCTGGCGCTGCTGCTGATGACCATTATTGCGCTGGCGTTTGGCTGGCATCTGGTGGCCTCTATCGGCGGTGCGGATATGCCGGTAGTGGTCTCAATGCTGAACTCCTATTCCGGTTGGGCGGCGGCGGCGGCGGGCTTTATGCTCAGCAACGACCTGTTGATCGTCACCGGTGCGCTGGTCGGTTCGTCGGGTGCGATCCTCTCTTACATTATGTGTAAGGCGATGAACCGCTCCTTTATCAGCGTCATTGCGGGCGGTTTTGGCACCGATGGCTCGTCCAGCGGCAGTGATGAAGAAACGGGCGAGCACCGCGAAATCAACGCCGAAGAGACAGCCGATCTGCTGAAAAACTCGCATTCCGTCATCATCACGCCGGGCTACGGCATGGCGGTGGCGCAAGCGCAGTATCCGGTGGCGGAAATTACCGAAAAACTGCGCGCGCGCGGCATAAAAGTGCGTTTCGGTATTCACCCGGTAGCCGGGCGTTTACCCGGCCATATGAACGTGCTGCTGGCGGAAGCGAAAGTGCCGTATGACATTGTGCTGGAAATGGACGAGATCAACGACGATTTCGCCGACACTGACACGGTGCTGGTGATTGGCGCGAACGACACCGTTAACCCGGCGGCGCAGGACGATCCGAAAAGCCCCATCGCCGGTATGCCGGTGCTGGAAGTGTGGAAAGCGCAGAACGTTATTGTCTTCAAACGTTCCATGAACACAGGCTATGCCGGTGTGCAAAACCCGCTGTTCTTCAAAGAGAATACGCAGATGCTGTTTGGCGACGCCAAAGCCAGCGTTGATGCCATTCTCAAAGCGCTGTAA
- a CDS encoding mechanosensitive ion channel family protein: protein MTFLSRFDFISILMLPSFWVGLATVVVITLLVYWLFTRLLKMLMKGANNWSEKQRGVGKMQHVLVDMLSRTSKFLLFIAALLFSLRFVDLPDRLFNTLGHAWFLVLAIQIAIWLDRGVVSWMHHLMYTPGGSRNPVTMVIAGLLLRMLLWTIMLLSILANAGVNITALVASLGVGGIAIALAVQTILSDVFASLSIGFDKPFEIGDFVVFNDVAGTIEHIGLKTTRIRSLSGEQIVCGNAILLQQTLHNYKRMQTRRIVFTFGLALTTPPDKLRKVGEMVRTIITEVGNTKFDRAHFLGFGTDRLNFEVVHIVNSADYNTYMDIQQEINIRIMEKLAEAGIELALPCVVVKGGVAVETPPAEPQGEPAA from the coding sequence ATGACGTTTCTGTCTCGTTTTGACTTTATATCTATATTGATGTTGCCCTCGTTCTGGGTAGGCCTTGCGACGGTAGTGGTGATAACCCTGCTCGTTTATTGGCTGTTTACGCGCTTGTTGAAGATGTTGATGAAAGGGGCGAATAACTGGAGCGAAAAACAGCGCGGTGTGGGGAAAATGCAGCATGTGCTGGTGGATATGCTGAGCCGTACCAGTAAGTTCCTGCTCTTTATTGCCGCGCTACTTTTCAGCCTGCGTTTTGTCGATCTTCCTGACCGCCTGTTTAATACGCTCGGGCACGCCTGGTTTTTAGTGCTGGCGATCCAGATAGCCATCTGGCTTGATCGGGGCGTAGTGTCGTGGATGCACCATTTGATGTACACACCTGGTGGGAGCAGAAACCCGGTCACCATGGTGATTGCCGGTCTGCTGCTGCGTATGTTGCTGTGGACCATTATGCTGCTGTCGATTCTGGCGAACGCGGGCGTCAATATCACGGCGCTGGTCGCCAGCCTGGGCGTCGGCGGTATTGCCATTGCGCTTGCTGTACAAACCATCCTCAGCGATGTTTTCGCGTCGCTTTCCATCGGCTTCGATAAACCTTTCGAAATTGGCGATTTCGTCGTTTTCAATGATGTTGCTGGTACGATCGAGCACATTGGCCTTAAAACTACGCGCATACGTAGCCTGAGCGGGGAGCAGATCGTCTGCGGTAATGCCATTTTGCTGCAACAAACGCTGCACAACTATAAACGTATGCAGACGCGGCGTATCGTTTTCACCTTCGGCCTGGCATTAACGACGCCGCCGGACAAACTGCGTAAAGTGGGCGAAATGGTGCGTACCATCATTACTGAGGTTGGCAATACGAAGTTTGACCGCGCCCACTTCCTCGGGTTTGGTACCGATCGGCTGAATTTTGAGGTTGTGCATATCGTCAATTCGGCGGATTACAACACGTACATGGATATTCAGCAGGAAATTAATATCCGCATTATGGAAAAACTGGCAGAAGCGGGGATCGAACTGGCGTTGCCGTGTGTGGTGGTGAAAGGCGGAGTGGCGGTGGAAACGCCTCCTGCTGAGCCACAAGGCGAACCGGCGGCATAA
- the uspE gene encoding universal stress protein UspE, with protein sequence MAKYQNMLVAIDPNQDDQPALRRAVYLHQRIGGRIKAFLPIYDFSYEMTTLLSPDERTAMRQGVISQRTAWIREQAKYYIDAGVPIEIKVVWHNRPFEAIIQEVLAGGHDLLLKMTHQHDKLESVIFTPTDWHLLRKCPCPVWMVKDQPWPEGARAVVAVNLASEEIYHSSLNEKLVKETQQLAEQVNHTEVHLVGAYPVTPINIAIELPEFDPSVYNDAIRGQHLLAMKALRQKFGIDEKMTHVEKGLPEEVIPDLAEHLQAGIVVLGTIGRTGISAAFLGNTAEQVIDHLRCDLLVIKPDEYQTPIELDDEEDD encoded by the coding sequence ATGGCTAAGTATCAGAATATGTTGGTCGCCATCGATCCTAATCAGGACGATCAACCAGCATTACGGCGTGCCGTGTATTTGCATCAACGGATTGGCGGTCGCATTAAAGCCTTTTTACCGATTTACGACTTCTCTTACGAGATGACCACCCTTCTGTCCCCTGATGAGCGAACCGCAATGCGTCAGGGCGTCATTAGCCAGCGTACCGCGTGGATCCGCGAGCAGGCGAAATATTATATCGATGCGGGTGTGCCTATCGAGATCAAAGTGGTGTGGCACAATCGTCCCTTCGAAGCCATTATTCAGGAAGTTCTGGCAGGCGGTCATGATTTACTGCTGAAAATGACCCACCAGCACGACAAACTGGAATCCGTTATTTTCACCCCCACCGACTGGCATTTGTTGCGTAAATGCCCTTGCCCGGTATGGATGGTAAAAGATCAGCCGTGGCCGGAAGGCGCTCGCGCGGTGGTAGCGGTGAATCTCGCCAGTGAAGAGATTTACCACAGCTCGCTGAATGAAAAACTGGTGAAAGAGACGCAGCAACTGGCTGAGCAAGTCAACCATACGGAAGTGCATCTGGTAGGTGCCTATCCGGTCACGCCTATCAATATTGCTATCGAACTGCCGGAGTTTGATCCGAGCGTCTATAACGATGCAATCCGCGGTCAGCATTTGCTGGCGATGAAAGCCCTGCGGCAGAAATTTGGCATTGATGAAAAAATGACGCATGTGGAAAAAGGCTTACCGGAAGAAGTAATCCCGGACCTGGCGGAACATTTGCAGGCCGGGATTGTTGTTTTAGGGACTATCGGGCGCACCGGGATCTCCGCCGCGTTTCTGGGTAATACCGCAGAGCAGGTGATCGATCATCTGCGCTGCGATTTGCTGGTTATCAAGCCAGATGAGTACCAGACACCGATCGAGCTTGACGACGAAGAAGACGACTAA
- the fnr gene encoding fumarate/nitrate reduction transcriptional regulator Fnr, producing MIPEKRIIRRIQSGGCAIHCQDCSISQLCIPFTLNEHELDQLDNIIERKKPIQKGQTLFKAGDELKSLYAIRSGTIKSYTITEQGDEQITGFHLAGDLVGFDAIGTGHHPSFAQALETSMVCEIPFETLDDLSGKMPNLRQQMMRLMSGEIKGDQDMILLLSKKNAEERLAAFIYNLSRRFAQRGFSPREFRLTMTRGDIGNYLGLTVETISRLLGRFQKSGMLAVKGKYITIENSDLLSQLAGHARNVA from the coding sequence ATGATCCCGGAAAAGCGAATTATACGACGCATTCAGTCTGGCGGCTGTGCTATCCATTGCCAGGATTGCAGCATTAGCCAGCTTTGCATCCCCTTTACCCTCAATGAACACGAACTGGATCAGCTCGATAACATCATTGAGCGTAAAAAGCCCATCCAGAAAGGTCAGACGCTGTTTAAAGCAGGGGATGAACTGAAATCGCTCTACGCAATCCGCTCGGGCACCATCAAAAGCTACACCATTACCGAACAAGGTGATGAGCAAATTACCGGCTTCCATCTGGCGGGTGATTTAGTGGGCTTTGATGCAATCGGCACCGGTCACCATCCAAGTTTTGCGCAGGCGCTGGAAACATCCATGGTCTGTGAGATCCCCTTTGAAACCCTCGACGATCTGTCCGGCAAAATGCCAAATCTGCGTCAGCAGATGATGCGTCTGATGAGCGGCGAGATCAAAGGCGATCAGGATATGATCCTGCTGCTGTCGAAGAAAAATGCCGAAGAGCGTCTGGCGGCGTTTATCTATAATCTATCCCGCCGTTTCGCGCAGCGCGGTTTCTCACCGCGTGAATTCCGCCTGACCATGACCCGTGGCGATATCGGTAACTATCTGGGTCTGACGGTGGAAACCATCAGCCGTCTGCTGGGTCGTTTCCAGAAGAGTGGAATGTTGGCGGTGAAAGGGAAATACATCACCATTGAGAATAGCGATCTGCTGTCACAACTGGCCGGACACGCGCGTAACGTAGCCTGA
- the ogt gene encoding methylated-DNA--[protein]-cysteine S-methyltransferase: protein MLTLLEDKISTPLGPLWLLCDEQFQLRAVEWEEHSDRMIELLNIHYRREGYQRLASRNPGGLSLKLQDYFDGDLAVIDTLPTATAGTSFQREVWQILRTIPCGQVMHYGQLAALLGRAGAARAVGAANGANPVSIVVPCHRVIGRNGTLTGYAGGVQRKEWLLRHEKYLLL, encoded by the coding sequence ATGCTCACGCTACTCGAAGATAAAATCTCTACTCCCCTTGGCCCGTTATGGCTGCTGTGTGATGAGCAGTTCCAGTTGCGTGCAGTCGAGTGGGAAGAACACAGCGATCGCATGATCGAACTGTTGAATATTCATTATCGCCGCGAAGGCTATCAGCGGCTCGCATCGCGCAATCCGGGCGGGTTGAGCCTGAAATTGCAGGATTATTTCGACGGCGATCTGGCCGTTATCGATACCCTGCCGACGGCAACCGCTGGCACCTCTTTTCAGCGTGAAGTGTGGCAAATATTGCGCACAATTCCCTGTGGGCAAGTGATGCATTACGGCCAACTGGCGGCACTTCTCGGGCGCGCGGGTGCTGCTCGCGCTGTGGGTGCGGCCAATGGCGCAAATCCGGTTAGCATTGTTGTGCCCTGTCATCGCGTTATTGGCCGCAATGGCACATTAACGGGCTATGCGGGCGGTGTGCAGCGTAAAGAGTGGCTCCTGCGCCATGAAAAGTATTTGCTATTGTGA